In Leishmania donovani BPK282A1 complete genome, chromosome 19, the sequence AGACACCTTCCGACTTCCTTACCGCCGCCCTTCGCAAGACGAAGTGGAAAGTGAGCAGCGCTCAGGCCCATCAACGCAACCTGCTCGATCGACTCCACCCcgcaggtggcggcagctgtTATCACGAGACGCCTGGGTTTGGCTTTGGCCCTGTATCCCCCGATGGCTACGGTATCTCCTACTGTTTCTGTGCCAACGAGGTGCTCTACGTCACTATCACATCCTACAAGAACTGCGACGCCACGTCGTCGCGCACCCTCGGCAACCACATGACGAGGGCTCTCGACATGCTGGGCGCGCTCAGCGCGTCTGGTCGCGACGACTCAGCACCGCGCTGAGAAAGGGAGAGTgagtgctgcagcagctcgcggcgACGTCCGACTTTCGAGGCTTCATTTCTCGTGTCGATAAGTACGTATGCGGTGTGCGGCCGATAGGGAGGCAGGGAGGTGGCGTGGCACGCCTTGTCTTCTCCTCTTGCTTCATGCTCTGTTTGGTGTCCGTCGTCCTTGGCCTGGTGCCCTACATTCGCCCCGTTAGTGTTCTTTGCCTCGTTGTCTTCGTTAGGCGCACAGCAATGGGACATCTGAGAAAACGAATGTGATCGATGCAGCGCTTGTCTTCGAGGCGCAGACGggatgtgtgtctgtctgtatGTGGAGGGGAACGGCGAGTGAGAGGCACAACCATACGGAGATTGAGAGAactctctgtctttctcgTGTGCCCACTCCGTGGGGCTGTGCCCTCACCTCTTCTTGACACTGCACACTCTCACTCATTCAGAGGGACAaaggcgagctgcgccgATGACCTTCTTTGTGTTGTTCGCTTTTCGACTGAGGGAGCGTACAGGCGACAGACATGCATGTATGgacgtatatatatatatatatgcaaGCGAAatgcgaaaagaaaaggacaCCCCCAGTAGCTtcttcttccccctcccccccaatctctcacacacacgcacacacgtctGTACCCACGTGCAGGATGACCACCGCCACAACAAACGCTTACTTTGCTCAAGGTGCGCAATCTTCGAATACGCACCCGCACTCAAGTACACAAACTCGCACGCGCTAGAAAAGTGCGAGGCGGATCCAACTCTCCGCTATACCGCATCCAGCGGAACTGAATAGCAACATCCGTTCTCTAAAGCGTGGCCGATTCTCAACCCCTACCCAGGCGACAGTAGTGCCGTTTACGCGTTTTCTGCATTGTCTCTGAAGCCACTACACACGGAGCCGGAAGGGGGTCAGGGCACTGACTTCTAGTGCACGCGACACGCGATCAATGCTCGACTCAggctcctccagcgccgaAGGCGGCGCGAAGCGGTTCAGCCGCCAGCAGATCATTCAGCACGTCAAAAAAAGCTTGCTCTACACGGCGTTCGACGTCAGGTGGGTGCCGCAGACGGCGTCCTTCGCGGTGGTCGGACAGTACCCAAACAACCACGGTGCGCTCTCCGTTTatcagctgcaccacggcgatGTGCAGCCGACGGTCGAGGTGCGGCTTCCTCATCCGCTGAAATGCTGCACGTTTGGGCATAACGTATCTTttagcagcagcggaggcagcaGTGGAGGGAACACCAGCAACATCACTGCCGCCAGTGCGACGATGAATCAGATCGCGACTGGCGACTTTGCCGGCAGCTTGCAGATTTTCGACCTGAGCCGCCTCGGCTCGACCCCCTCAAGAGCGCCCAACGCACTGAGCGACGTGACAGCGGCTTCTGTGCTTCACATACCCCATGCACACGAGAGCATCATCAACGCCATCGACGGCGCGCGTTACTCGGGGCCGCCGGAGGTGGCGACAGGGAGCCGCGACGGCTCCGTCAAGGTGTGGGACACTCGCCAGTCTAACAAGCCGGTTGTGTCGCTCAACCCTGTCGACCCTGCTCGCGCCCGCGACTGTTGGACAGTACGACTCGGAAACAGCTTCGACCCGGACGAGCGTGTGGTCGCTGCGGGCTACGACAACGGTGACGTCAAAATATTCGACCTTCGCACGCAGAAGATGCTGCACGAGATGCACGTGAACAACGGCGTGTGCGATTTGGAGTTTGATCGGCCCGACATTCCCATGAACAAGCTCCTCGTATCGTCTCTGGAGGGTCGCGTGCGGTGCTACGACATGCGCACCTTGCATCCCAAGCTCGGCTACGCGTACGTGGAGGAGCGCGTATCCGAGGGGACGGTGTGGTGCTCTCGCGCGCTGCCACAGAACCGAGAGATCTTCttgagcggtggcggtggcgagctGACGCTGTGTCTCTACAAGTACCCGCCAGAGCGCACTCTGAAAGACGGGGATGGGCTTCAGCGCGGCGTGGCGGGCGCAGTGGAGCAGCTGAACAAGGCGAAGATCGGCGATCAGCCTATCAACGCGATGGACTGGAATCGCTCAAAGGAGGGTCTCgctgtgtgcgcctctttcGACCAGAGCATTCGGGTCATGCTGGTCACTAAGCTCAGTCTACTTTCGTAGCGACAGGGCGAgtagggggtggggagggacGGGCGGAAAGACTTCGCATCACCAGAATGCGCACACGCCTGCATAGGCGCGCTGCGCGCTCTTTTCCTGACTTGTTCCTCATCGACAAGGGCCTACAAACTGCGTATGTGTTGTGCGACTGCGGCCTTGTTTGCCCCCCTACCTCCCTCACCACTGACATATCTGTCTCCGTTTGCATGCTTCGCGATGGCGCCCACTCATGGTGGTTACACGACCCcccttttcttcctctcgTCTCTCATCGTTGTGCATCACTTGTCTCATCTGCGTCGGTGCGTGCGGTtgcagcgtgcgcggcggcggatcgAAGGCAACGTGAACACGTGGGCGCCCACTGTGCAatcagacacacacgcacacacacacatccgtCCATAGTGGGATGCTGTTGTTGCTCGCCGTCATGTGCCTGTGCCGTTTGAGGAGTTCTTGTTTATAGAGGGCGGCTGCTGGGTCGGTGGTGCCTTTctcgtgcctgtgtgcgcgcgtatgAGCGATGACTGCAGTGGGCTGTGTGCATGCCGCTCCCCGTCCTCTCCCGTCTTCACTGCTCCTTTGCTTGCCTGTGGCTTCGCCTCccccgtgcgtgtgtcgtgCACAACACCGCAGACGGGAGCCGACCGTGCCCAATGTTGTACATTGTGCACTTATACCGAACcaccgagcagcagcggcggcagtggaaAGGAATACAAACGAACACTCATGCGCACACCAACGGAAAGAGTACCCGACAAGTACAACATCGCTGGCATCCGCGTAGACGTGAagcagaggagaaggccaAGCCGGGGGTGGAGGCGAGCCTCACACCATGTGCAGGCCTACGCGAATTTGACCTTTTTGTTTCATGGAAGCAACGAAGGAAAAAGCGACGCCACTCTGCGTGCGGCTGTGGGCCGATGTATGATTTTCGTCTCTTTGTATGTCCCTCACCATGCCACGTCCCGACTTCCCTGCATCTTGTGGCGctgtgcgggggggggggggctacACGATATCGCCTCCGGCGACTGTCGTCtgtgcacgcatgcaggcaCTTTCGACGCCGAGGCAGTGGCGGTGAACTATTCTCACGCTTGGACGCCCCATTCTTGTCTCTGCCGCGCGCTCTACGCTGATGCGGACGCTCACACGCGCGTCCACGTTCGCAGCCCACTGCtctccgtcttctctctGTTCATTTGTCTGCTTGAGTCGTGCATTTCTCTtcagcgtggcggcgacaTACTGCGCGTCCCTCTCTTGACCTCCCTCTCAGTCTTTCGTTTTATATaccgtcttcctctcccgACTCTCTCGTTCTCCGGGCCTTCCCGCTGTAGCGCAGCCCTTCAAGGCACATTCGCCCTTCGTGCACCTGCTTCacttgcgtgtgcgtgcgtgtgtgtgacaTCGACGCAATGGCGACCAACAACGCGAACTACCGCATCAAGACCATCAAGGATGGCTGCACCGCCGAGGAGTTGTTCCGGGGCGATGGACTGACGTACAACGACTTTATTATTCTGCCAGGCTTCATCGACTTTGGCGCTGCCGATGTGAACATCTCCGGCCAGTTCACGAAGCGCATCCGCCTCCACATCCCGATCGTGTCGTCGCCGATGGACACCATTACGGAGAACGAGATGGCGAAGACAATGGCACTTATGGGCGGCGTCGGTGTGCTGCACAACAACTGCACGGTGGAGCGGCAAGTGGAGATGGTGAAGTCGGTGAAGGCGTACCGCAACGGATTCATCTCCAAGCCCAAGTCGGTGCCTCCGAACACTCCCATCAGCAACATCATCCGTATCAAGGAGGAAAAGGGCATCAGCGGCATTCTTGTGACGGAGAACGGCGACCCGCACGGCAAGCTGCTTGGCATCGTGTGCACGAAGGATATAGACTACGTAAAGAACAAGGACACGCCGGTATCGGCGGTTATGACGCGACGTGAGAAGATGACGGTGGAGCGTGCACCGATTCAGCTGGAAGAGGCAATGGACGTGCTGAACCGCAGCCGCTACGGCTACCTGCCTATCGTGAACGAGAACGACGAGGTTGTCAATCTCTGCTCCCGTCGCGATGCTGTCCGCGCGCGTGACTACCCGCACAGCACACTGGACAAGAGCGGTCGACTCAtctgcgctgccgcaacCTCAACGCGCCCGGAGGACAAGCGGCGAGTGGCAGCTCTGGCGGATGTCGGCGTTGATGTTCTGGTTCTGGACAGTTCTCAGGGCAACACGATCTACCAGATCGCCTTCATCAAGTGGGTCAAGTCGACCTATCCGCACctcgaggtggtggcgggaaATGTGGTGACGCAAGATCAGGCCAAGAACCTCATCGATGCCGGCGCGGACGGTATTCGCATCGGcatgggcagcggcagcatctgCATCACGCAGGAGGTTCTAGCTTGCGGTCGTCCTCAGGGTACGGCGGTGTACAAGGTGGCACAGTACTGCGCGTCCCGCGGCGTTCCGTGCACTGCTGACGGCGGCCTTCGCCAGGTCGGCGACATCTGCAAGGCGCTTGCCATCGGTGCCAACTGCGCGATGCTCGGCGGCATGTTGAGTGGCACAACTGAGACGCCTGGCGAGTACTTCTTCAAGGGCGGCGTGCGCCTGAAGGTGTACCGCGGCATGGGGAGCCTGGAGGCGATGAGCCAGGGCAAGGAATCCGGCAAGCGCTACCTCTCCGAGAACGAGGCGGTACAGGTTGCACAGGGCGTGTCTGGCAACGTCGTGGACAAGGGCTCTGCCGCGAAGCTCATTGCCTACGTCTCGAAAGGGCTCCAGCAGTCGGCGCAGGACATCGGCGAGATCAGCTTCGACGCGATTCGCGAGAAGATGTACGCCGGCCAGGTGCTTTTCAGTCGCCGCTCCCCCACGGCCCAGGGCGAGGGGGGCGTGCACTCGCTTCACAGCTACGAGAAGAAGTTGTTTGCAGCCAAGATGTAGGACGTGCAGGCAGTTCTCTTCCCTTCGCCTAACTGTCCTCCCCTCTCGCGTCGTCTCCGTGCccttctcttgctgctgcttgcgcttGAAAAAGCGCGTGCCTTGATCGACGACTTGGCGCCTTTTACTGCTGCTGGCTTGCTCAGCGTCGTGGAACACACGCAAGCAACAGACGCAGTCCACacatcccccctcccaagAGGTCAAGTTGCACTCACGGGCTATTCTGAGCACGGCTTGGATGAGACCATCCCCGTcatcttttttcctttgctgcTATGCCTTTCGAGCCCGCCGTGCAAGAGGTATCCACCGCGTGCCACCTGAAATGGGGCAGGAGGGCTGCAGAGGTGCACGCTTGCGCGACTCGGGGGGACAGccaaagagagggagagagcggggcGCAGTTGCTCTTGTCCATGAACTATGCCTGTGCGCCACTCAAACTGCCCAGTGCGTTTTTGTGCGCATCTTCATGAAGAGAGTAGCAACCTCTCATATGGAGAAGACTCATCAGCAACGTGAACGTCATCGGCAACGTTTGGCAGGCGCCTGGGAATGAGTCGTTCCTCCGTCTCTCGCGCCTGTCTCCTTGTGCGTGATTTGTCTTACTTTTCCTTGCCGAACCCCTCTACCAACGAGCCTGCCTCACCGTCGGATGACAAGGCCTCTTTTCAACGCAGGTTGACACGTAATCTTAATCGATATAACGCACTCAAGGTAAAATATATCACATtccccctcgccgccgccgccgcctgccctGTCGTCTCACGCCGCACTCCTCGGCATCGCTTTGGGTGAGACCCGCCGACGCGCCATCCCAAGCAGTGCAGGCGTTtgcaagcgtgtgcgtgcctctccctctgttgttgttggcaTTTCTTTCGCCACTgtgctcttctctcctttttaTCTGTGCTGAGTGGCGCTTCGGCCTCGTAAATTTTCtccaagcacacgcacacaaacgtTCTGAGGGCCGCCGTCGGGCTTGTTTGTCTTTCTTCATGCTTGCCGGCGTGACCTCCCTACCGAGAGCGAGGGCAGTCTCTACTCCGCCTTTGAGGCAGAGAGAAATCACGACCTCAAAATGGACGCGCAATACATGAGCGGACCGcgggtgtatgtgtgcgtacgTGATTCGGTGTGGGTGGCTCCCAGACGCCCTCATTTCTTTCTTCGCTATCAACGTATATCGCTCCCACTCACATCGATAGCCTCTCATGTGGTGTGCCTGCGTCTTTGCCGTGTTACACGAATGGCGGTACCTCGAGGCTTTCACTTGCGCCCTGCGCACGTTCACCATTCTCGCGCACAACTCATCCAGTGGGCTCTGCCGTCGTTTGCGGAAGAGAGTGGTGCTCGCGCCACCGACGTACACATCGAGGGTGTAAGCGTGTCCCTCTCACTTTGTGGCGTGCGTCGTTGCCAGGAGCGGTCTCTTCGCATCTCCACCTCTCCCCAGCGCAGCCTGCAGATACACCTCTTCCATGAATCTCCTTTCACCACGTGCGTCTGCCCGTCTCTCTTCGGCATGGTATCGTCTTGCGGTCCGTCCGTCGTGCATGCGCGTTGCACTCTGTGCAgtatcaccaccaccacctctacgcacaggcagagagaacACTATCGAGACAAAACTCCACAAGAGAGCCacagaacaacaacaagaaGCAGCACACACTCCGAAGctgctcacacacacacccacacacacacatatatatatatatatatatttgtttgcctgcgtgcgcccttctccacctctccAGCCTCGCCAACCATCCCTCcacttcctcttttttttttgttcttggCATTACAGCCCCAAGATGCGTCAACGCAAAGGCGTGCCGGCCCCTGTGGTCCCATCCGCCACCGCTACGTACGCGGCATACCCAGGCAGCTCGGACAGCGCCCACACCGCGCACCAAGCAAGCTCAACGAACACCCGTGACCTCAACCACCGAGCAGCAACCACTGCCGCAACGGCTACAGATGCTGACTCGTTTCAGCGGCGTGCAAATCGGCTTGAGGAGATGGAGCGCTCCCTCTACTACACGCCGCAGCTCTTGTGGCTGCAGGTGATGGACCGAATGCCGTACGAGCTCACTCACTACTTTGTGTcctcccccccaccccaccacgAGGCGATGCTGAGTGGAATTCGTGAGCAGTACGGCCGGCCGTACTCCGCAGAGAAGCCGTTCGATGTCGAGCTTCTGGGCCGCTTGTGGAACGGCCATAGCAGGGTGATGTTTGCGACGGACAACCTGGTAttctcggcagcggctcaCTCGGTGAGTGATCGGTGGAAGGAGATGGGCTTTCAAGGCACTGACCCCTCAACGGACTTTCGTGGAGCCGGCATTTTTGGCCTCGCACAGCTCGTGTACCTCGTGGAACACCACCCTGAGCAGTGGAGCGCGATCCTGACTCCCGACttcatggccgccgccgcggggcTGAACGTGACGATGCGCCTCGCGACACTGCTTGGCATCAACTCGTCCCTGAACCAGTTCAGCAGCTCGGTTCTCTCCACATATTCCGCGCGCGAGGCGCGTCTGCGGTTGTGCCGCTTCATCTTCGATCCGAGCGTCGATGTTGCCACTCAGCGACTGAGCGAGGTCTACTGCTTTGCCATGCGTCTTCTGCATTACCGATGGATGCGCTCGACGCGCAACATCATGGAGCTCAATCAGCAGCTTAGCAATATGTACACGGAGCTGGACCGGCTGCTGTTTCTGTGTAATACACTAGAGGAACTGTGCAGCCTCCTGTGATGGGGCTGAGCTTTCCGTTCTctcagcaacgccgccgacgaACGCGCATTGCTGACAAGAAAGCCTCCAGTCCCGCTCCGTCTGCGGGTATTATGCAGCGACTGGAGCAACGCTATactctgcttctctcttctggGTCACGCGGCTGGACACCCCGCACCTGCGCGTTTCTCTAATGTGCGTcaaatgtgtgtgtgtgtgtcttgggTGACATTGTGTTGCTGACACGTTCCCTTGTCTCTTCTTCCGAGACTTCTCTCGCTTAAGCTCGCGCGTTCTTCGTCAGCTGTGAAGGGTGGACACACTCGGgctcctctcttttctcgTGCCGGCCTTCTGTCGCTCCGTTGCTTCGCCTTTTGCCGTTCTGCCCTCTCGTGGTGGCACTCTCAGTGCTGGAAGAGATGCTGAGGAAAAGACCCATGGGGGGACTCGTTGCAGATTCTGTTTGTTCGCGTCTGTGCTGGACGCAACCCCTCTTCCAGTTTGTGCATTGTGTACGCACACCGTGTCTGTACCGGCGCTCTGCACTACCAGCCCTGCTTTGCCTCTACGAAGCCATGGCCACACcggcgcgtcgtcgcccCGAAGGGAGTAGCCCCGTCTCTGTGGTGCTCCCATTCAACGAAGTCTACGTGGCCGCAAGGCGACTTATTGATCACTGTGCTCAttcctcgttttttttttccaccGCTTCGTCCCGCTGTGACGTGTGTGCAGACGCTGGCACACACTCAAATTTGCTGCCAgcaccccacccacacagacatgcacacactTTTCGAACACTAGACGCGCTCTCTCACGCagtgcgccgctgtcgctgtttTGGTCCTCTAGGCCTTGCTTTACTGTGCCACGCGACGAAGAGGGCGGAAATATAAAGCGCACACAACATATCGATTCTCGGGTCTGCCAGAAGAAAAGACTGCGAACCTGTTTGATGCCCCTCATTGGCGACTGCATGCGCcagctggcggagcagctgagGGGCTGCGATGGTGTCGTCGCTGTGGATCCATTGGCGTGCGCCTCATTCCATGAGGAGACTGCGGCGCGCATCGCACTAGAGGCTCTCTCGTTGCTCCTCTTGGATAGGCCCAGTGAGCGGCGCACGGACGGCATGTGTGCACATCGTCGAACGTGGTGTGGCATTGGCGTTTTGCGTGGCCGGGAGAGTGACGTGGCCTACAACTCTGGAGAGGGCGCCAGCGTGCTATGGAACGTTGTCCCTGTCGCCCTCACCGTGGTGCCGTGGCAGGTGGAGCTTCcacggcggctgcaggaTCTCGTGCTTTGCCAAGGCCACTTTGCATCCATCGACCAGCTTGATTACGGAAGCAGCGATGTCGGCCCCGTCCCGGACACCTTCCTGAcgcgcgaggcggtggcCTTGCTTTGTGGgctgccacgctgccgcgtgcAAGCGGTCTCCGGccgcttccctctctttgGTCGAGTCGTacctccctctttttcggCGGCGCCTCGAGGTGTCACGGCAACGGATGCGACCTGGTCGTTGGTGCCTTCACGAGAGGTCTCTCCTGCTCGatccgcagcggctgcacagcggcacgcacgccggcTGATGCCCTTCCTGGTGAGCGGCTTGTCATCTCTGATGGAGCCGTTTTCTCTGCGGAACGATAGGTCTGTGCCGGAGTGCTGGGCCGTGGTTTCTTACCCAGATGGACTGCCGCGTGCAGAGGCAGCGCGTGAGGAGGTCGACGGTGTCTCTCGTGACATCAGTGACACTGCCGGAGCCGTCTCCTCACACGAAGCCAATGTGCACGAGTCTGATGGCTCCTGCGAGGCGGCACCGTTTTTCATTCTGCCGTCCCACCTGCTGTGCCGCTCGCTGCGCGTCGCGGTTGGCTGGCAGAAGATTTCGCCCTCCTCACGACCATTAGTGTCGGAGGTGCTTCAGCGTCTCTGCTGCCTTGTGGATCGTATTGCACTCCGCACAGACCGAGGCGTCACACTCACATCCCGGACAGCCTGTAGTACCGGTCAGGAGACGCTTTCTGCCACCATGACGATTCAAAAGGCGTCCAGCATGTGAGCTTCGACACCATGGCAGCCCCTCCACGGCGTTCTTCCGAGTTCTCGCGCACGCGTTCGTTTTCTGTGTATTCCCTTTCGATATCCCACCTTTGATGTCTTTTGTCCCTTTGATGGCGCGTGCTGTGCCGCACATCACCCGCGCCCCGTCAACGGGCTAGTCTCCTGCTACATGTCCTTGCCACCCAgaacgaaaaacaaagaggaaTGCGCACCAGGGGCGCGAAGGGAGCGCCATCTTCTctgcagcaacgcgccgatgtagcgtgtgcctctctcgctttctctgcaGTTGGAGTGGCGTCTGTTCATGTGCCAGACACATCGGATAgcgcaggtggtggtgatggacAGAGGTTGAGGAGGTTCATGCGGGTCACGTGCCCTTTCACGTTCTTGACTCCTCTCCACTGTGCCTTGTGTGCACATCCCATTTGATGCTTGCTTGCTGCTCCTCGCTTCCACGGCTTTGTTTCGGTGTGGTGGCACACCAGAGTCCTTCCCCCGGGGCGACGCGCTTCTTCACTGTCCATATACTGCCTCACCTGCGTCTTCTCTTGcacttctctccctctcatcCATCTCGTTGCGCGACTGTTGCTCTGGGCGacaccgcctcctctccatctcgtgacacgcacacaagcatcTTCGGCTTGACAAGCACTCCTCGATTCCCGATACCATtgcagcagcgaggccgatgca encodes:
- a CDS encoding inosine-5'-monophosphate dehydrogenase, producing the protein MATNNANYRIKTIKDGCTAEELFRGDGLTYNDFIILPGFIDFGAADVNISGQFTKRIRLHIPIVSSPMDTITENEMAKTMALMGGVGVLHNNCTVERQVEMVKSVKAYRNGFISKPKSVPPNTPISNIIRIKEEKGISGILVTENGDPHGKLLGIVCTKDIDYVKNKDTPVSAVMTRREKMTVERAPIQLEEAMDVLNRSRYGYLPIVNENDEVVNLCSRRDAVRARDYPHSTLDKSGRLICAAATSTRPEDKRRVAALADVGVDVLVLDSSQGNTIYQIAFIKWVKSTYPHLEVVAGNVVTQDQAKNLIDAGADGIRIGMGSGSICITQEVLACGRPQGTAVYKVAQYCASRGVPCTADGGLRQVGDICKALAIGANCAMLGGMLSGTTETPGEYFFKGGVRLKVYRGMGSLEAMSQGKESGKRYLSENEAVQVAQGVSGNVVDKGSAAKLIAYVSKGLQQSAQDIGEISFDAIREKMYAGQVLFSRRSPTAQGEGGVHSLHSYEKKLFAAKM